The proteins below come from a single Pleuronectes platessa chromosome 1, fPlePla1.1, whole genome shotgun sequence genomic window:
- the ddx28 gene encoding probable ATP-dependent RNA helicase DDX28, protein MTQCVKVASVALCSGRISSPQLLAARCRVVCSVAHARFCRTASSEEIAVIRVPRSMQKLVDSVKQTRSKNKISTIRPGKLLIRSRNPDLNQSAGYQLGKFEQPRLCSKGWKHPKSFGDYFTINNTRTVAPCVTVQDDAEQKEPVTFNNLHICRELVEALHGVNITHPTTVQQQTIPKVMMGHNILCAAETGSGKTLTYLLPAIHRLQAEKESQVYAGSLHKIHTLVLVPSRELAEQVAAVCRTLCAPFGLLTRTLGGGRGVGHIKVVFKNNHPDILVATPGALVKALRRRCLDFGELSFFVVDEADTMFDPSFSEMLESILSYANIASNPKQAKGPGRKAQLLVVGATFPGGVGEVLSQVTDLGSMVVIKSKMLHFLMPHVKQTFLKVKGEDKVLELHQALKLLQQDKGGGAVLVFCNKSATVNWLGYSLEEMGVKHLRLQGEMPAAVRAGIFHSFQKGAVDVLICTDIASRGLDTSRVRLVVNYDFPESHTDYIHRAGRVGRAGGVEDGEVLSLVTHPWDVELVQKIETAARRRTTLPGMNSEINEPKSEVIELQE, encoded by the coding sequence ATGACGCAGTGTGTGAAGGTCGCCTCCGTGGCTCTCTGCTCGGGCAGGATCTCGTCCCCTCAGCTCCTCGCTGCTCGCTGTCGTGTTGTTTGCTCTGTCGCTCACGCTCGCTTTTGTCGGACGGCCTCTTCAGAGGAGATCGCAGTCATCCGTGTGCCTCGCTCCATGCAGAAGCTCGTCGACAGCGTGAAGCAGACCCGAAGTAAGAACAAGATCAGCACCATCCGGCCAGGCAAGCTCCTGATCCGGAGCAGGAACCCGGACCTGAACCAGTCTGCGGGGTACCAACTCGGCAAGTTTGAGCAGCCTCGCCTCTGCTCCAAAGGATGGAAACATCCCAAGTCCTTCGGCGACTACTTCACCATCAACAACACCAGGACCGTCGCTCCCTGCGTCACCGTCCAGGACGACGCAGAACAGAAAGAACCTGTGACCTTTAACAACCTCCACATCTGCAGGGAGCTGGTGGAAGCGCTGCACGGTGTCAACATCACCCATCCCaccactgtgcagcagcagaccatCCCAAAGGTCATGATGGGTCACAATATCCTCTGTGCAGCCGAGACGGGCAGTGGTAAAACTCTGACTTACCTCCTGCCGGCCATTCACAGACTGCAGGCGGAGAAGGAGTCACAGGTGTACGCGGGGAGCTTGCACAAAATTCACACCCTGGTTCTCGTGCCCTCCAGGGAGCTGGCAGAGCAAGTGGCCGCGGTGTGCCGGACCCTGTGCGCCCCATTCGGCTTGCTGACGAGGACTCTGGGTGGCGGGCGAGGTGTGGGACACATCAAGGTGGTCTTTAAGAACAATCACCCAGATATTCTGGTGGCCACGCCAGGGGCTCTGGTCAAGGCCCTGCGGAGACGCTGCCTGGACTTTGGTGAGCTGAGCTTCTTTGTGGTGGACGAGGCCGACACCATGTTCGACCCCAGCTTCTCTGAGATGCTGGAGAGCATCCTGAGCTACGCGAACATCGCCAGCAATCCCAAGCAAGCAAAGGGCCCCGGACGCAAAGCCCAGCTGCTGGTGGTGGGGGCCACTTTCCCTGGTGGTGTCGGAGAAGTTCTTAGCCAGGTGACTGACCTCGGCAGCATGGTGGTCATCAAGAGCAAgatgctgcacttcctcatgcCGCACGTCAAACAGACCTTCCTGAAGGTGAAGGGTGAGGACAAAGTCCTGGAGCTCCACCAAGCCCTGAAACTGCTTCAACAAGACAAAGGAGGGGGGGCTGTTCTGGTGTTCTGCAACAAGTCTGCCACCGTCAACTGGTTGGGCTACTCGCTGGAGGAGATGGGGGTTAAGCATTTACGTCTTCAAGGGGAGATGCCCGCCGCCGTGCGTGCAGGGATCTTCCATTCCTTCCAGAAGGGCGCGGTGGATGTGCTGATTTGCACAGACATTGCCTCTCGCGGCCTGGACACATCGCGTGTGCGCTTGGTTGTCAACTACGACTTCCCAGAATCCCACACTGACTACATCCACAGGGCAGGGAGAGTGGGGAGAGCAGGTGGGGTGGAGGATGGGGAGGTGCTCAGCCTGGTGACTCATCCGTGGGATGTGGAGCTGGTGCAGAAGATCGAGACAGCCGCTCGTAGGAGAACTACTTTACCGGGGATGAATTCTGAAATCAATGAACCAAAATCCGAAGTAATAGAGTTACAGGAGTAG